One region of Chloroflexota bacterium genomic DNA includes:
- a CDS encoding adenine phosphoribosyltransferase has translation MDLARMIRDVPDFPVKGILFKDITTLINDPAAFREAVDRMAAPYEGMEIDLVAAIESRGFIFGAPLAYKLGAGFVPVRKPNKLPAETISASYTLEYGTNTLEMHKDAIRPGQRVLLVDDLLATGGSAKAAATLIEQLGGKVVGIAFLIDLTFLKGVEKLKGYDVRSIIQF, from the coding sequence ATGGATCTCGCCCGAATGATTCGCGACGTCCCCGACTTCCCCGTGAAGGGCATCTTGTTCAAGGACATCACGACCCTGATCAATGACCCGGCGGCGTTCCGAGAGGCCGTGGACCGCATGGCGGCCCCCTACGAGGGGATGGAGATAGACCTGGTGGCGGCCATAGAGTCGCGGGGGTTCATCTTCGGCGCGCCCCTGGCCTACAAACTGGGCGCCGGATTCGTCCCCGTGCGCAAGCCCAACAAACTGCCCGCCGAAACCATCAGCGCCTCGTACACCCTGGAGTACGGCACCAACACGCTGGAGATGCACAAGGATGCCATCCGTCCGGGGCAGCGCGTTTTGCTGGTGGACGACCTGCTGGCCACCGGCGGCTCGGCCAAGGCCGCGGCTACCCTGATTGAGCAACTCGGCGGCAAGGTGGTGGGCATCGCCTTCCTGATTGACCTGACCTTCCTCAAAGGCGTGGAGAAACTCAAGGGCTACGACGTGCGCTCCATCATTCAGTTCTAG
- a CDS encoding amidohydrolase, protein MIVDAHVHVHRPEVAACRDEYCARDDYFRRLYAAPKTRLATAEQIIQAMDEDGVDVAVVCGFAWRDMGICRDDNDYVMEAVARYPRRLVGLAVLNPCAADDAVYEMERCAKGGLRGLGELMPDGQGYTLSDVEAMRPIMEAAQRLGWVVMTHSNEQLGHDYPGKGKTGPEVVVRFAQAFPDARIICAHWGGGLLFYELMPEVRESLRNVFYDTAASPYLYDDRIYRVAAEVAPDKILFGTDYPLLRARAYLRRIRAANLAPDAEQALLGGNAVRVFGIGDGYGR, encoded by the coding sequence TTGATCGTTGACGCCCATGTGCACGTGCACCGCCCCGAGGTTGCCGCCTGCCGGGACGAGTACTGTGCGCGCGATGACTATTTCCGACGGCTGTACGCTGCGCCTAAGACGCGCCTGGCGACCGCCGAGCAGATCATCCAGGCCATGGACGAGGACGGGGTGGACGTGGCCGTTGTGTGCGGGTTCGCCTGGCGCGACATGGGCATTTGCCGCGACGACAACGACTACGTCATGGAGGCCGTCGCGCGCTACCCGCGCCGCTTGGTGGGGCTGGCGGTGCTGAACCCGTGCGCGGCGGACGATGCAGTGTACGAGATGGAGCGCTGCGCCAAAGGCGGGCTGCGCGGCCTGGGCGAACTGATGCCCGACGGCCAGGGCTACACCCTGAGCGACGTGGAGGCCATGCGGCCCATCATGGAGGCCGCGCAACGCCTCGGCTGGGTGGTGATGACCCATTCCAACGAACAGTTGGGCCACGACTACCCCGGCAAGGGCAAGACCGGCCCGGAGGTTGTGGTGCGGTTCGCCCAGGCGTTCCCCGACGCGCGCATCATCTGCGCCCACTGGGGAGGCGGGTTGTTGTTCTACGAACTCATGCCGGAGGTGCGCGAAAGCCTGCGCAACGTGTTCTACGACACGGCAGCGTCGCCCTACCTGTACGACGACCGCATCTACCGCGTGGCGGCGGAGGTCGCGCCGGACAAGATTCTCTTCGGCACGGACTATCCGCTCCTTCGCGCACGGGCTTATCTGCGGCGAATACGGGCCGCGAATCTCGCGCCCGACGCCGAGCAGGCGCTCCTGGGCGGGAATGCCGTGCGGGTCTTCGGCATCGGAGACGGGTATGGCCGATAA
- a CDS encoding nucleotide pyrophosphohydrolase, with amino-acid sequence MADKSVRDWQREVDEWVRTVGGGYWSPLVNLARIAEELGETARLVNHLYGPKPKKPTEAPQELGMELADILFAVICLANSQGIDLQDSFARVMEKYRVRDKDRYRPAGQQSDKSG; translated from the coding sequence ATGGCCGATAAGAGCGTCCGAGACTGGCAGCGCGAGGTGGACGAGTGGGTGCGCACCGTCGGGGGCGGGTATTGGTCGCCCCTGGTGAACCTGGCGCGCATCGCCGAGGAGTTGGGCGAGACCGCGCGGCTGGTGAACCACCTGTACGGCCCGAAGCCCAAGAAACCCACCGAAGCGCCCCAGGAACTGGGCATGGAACTGGCCGACATCCTGTTCGCCGTCATCTGCCTGGCCAACTCGCAGGGGATTGACCTGCAAGACAGTTTCGCGCGCGTCATGGAGAAGTACCGCGTGCGCGACAAGGACCGCTATCGCCCCGCCGGGCAGCAATCGGACAAGTCCGGGTAG
- the mtnA gene encoding S-methyl-5-thioribose-1-phosphate isomerase, translating into MRTIEWHDNAIHMIDQRLLPQRYQVLICRDHHELAQAIRDMAVRGAPAIGAAAAFGLALCAVRSQARDAEQLLAELDEAAREIAATRPTAVNLFWALDRMRKRAESLRGQSVAEITQALVAEAQAIADEDVETNRRMGRFGAELLRDGDAVLTHCNAGRLATVDYGTALGVVRAAVEQGKRIHVYADETRPRSQGARLTAWELMQDGIPVTLIADNAAGYFLRTGKIQAVLVGADRIAANGDVVNKVGTYKIAVVAKENGVPFYAVAPTSTIDMSVPHGDAVPIEERSPAEVTHVEGVCIAPQGVAVANPAFDVTPHRYVTAIVTERGIVRPPFHENLRRIMQMEAES; encoded by the coding sequence TTGCGCACCATTGAGTGGCACGACAACGCAATCCACATGATTGACCAGCGCCTGCTGCCTCAAAGGTACCAGGTGCTGATCTGCCGCGATCACCACGAATTGGCGCAGGCGATTCGCGACATGGCCGTGCGGGGAGCGCCCGCCATCGGCGCGGCGGCTGCGTTCGGCCTCGCCCTGTGCGCCGTGCGGAGCCAGGCTCGCGACGCCGAGCAGTTGCTGGCCGAATTGGACGAGGCCGCGCGCGAAATCGCCGCCACCCGCCCCACCGCCGTCAACCTGTTCTGGGCGCTGGACAGGATGCGCAAGCGCGCCGAGTCCCTGCGCGGGCAGAGCGTGGCCGAAATCACCCAGGCGCTGGTGGCCGAAGCCCAGGCCATCGCTGACGAAGATGTAGAGACCAACCGCCGCATGGGTCGCTTCGGCGCGGAACTCCTGCGCGACGGCGACGCCGTGCTGACCCACTGCAACGCGGGCCGCCTGGCGACGGTGGACTACGGCACGGCGCTGGGCGTAGTCCGCGCCGCCGTGGAGCAGGGCAAACGCATCCACGTGTACGCCGACGAGACGCGCCCCCGATCCCAGGGCGCGCGGCTCACCGCCTGGGAGTTGATGCAAGACGGCATCCCCGTAACCCTCATCGCCGACAACGCCGCGGGCTACTTTCTGCGCACCGGCAAAATCCAGGCCGTGCTGGTGGGCGCTGACCGCATCGCCGCCAACGGCGACGTGGTCAACAAGGTGGGCACCTACAAGATCGCCGTCGTGGCCAAGGAGAACGGCGTCCCGTTCTACGCCGTCGCCCCCACGTCCACCATTGACATGAGCGTGCCGCATGGCGACGCCGTGCCCATTGAGGAGCGCAGCCCCGCCGAGGTAACCCACGTGGAAGGCGTCTGCATCGCGCCCCAGGGCGTGGCCGTCGCCAATCCCGCCTTTGACGTTACGCCCCACCGCTACGTAACCGCCATCGTAACCGAACGGGGCATCGTCCGCCCGCCCTTCCACGAGAACCTCCGACGAATCATGCAGATGGAGGCCGAATCATGA
- a CDS encoding metal-dependent hydrolase, with product MKLTYYGHACFLVEGGGSTMIIDPFLAGNPTAPVGPSQVKVDYVLVSHAHGDHWGDTEAIARANDALVIANHEISVHASNLGLRAHGLHIGGGYNFPFGRVQLTPAMHGSSFPDGSYGGNPAGFLLTLEGKHIYHACDTGLFYDMKLIGEKGIDVAILPIGDNYTMGPEDALKAVQLIQPKVVIPIHYGTFDIIKQDPEAFKAAVESETSAKCVILRPGDSLTL from the coding sequence GTGAAACTGACGTACTACGGCCACGCCTGCTTCCTTGTGGAGGGCGGCGGGAGCACGATGATCATTGACCCGTTTCTGGCGGGCAACCCCACCGCGCCGGTCGGCCCGTCGCAGGTGAAGGTGGACTACGTGCTGGTCTCCCACGCGCACGGCGATCACTGGGGGGATACCGAGGCCATCGCCCGTGCCAACGACGCGCTGGTCATCGCCAATCATGAGATCAGCGTGCACGCGTCCAACCTGGGGCTGCGCGCCCACGGCTTGCACATCGGCGGCGGGTACAATTTCCCGTTCGGGCGCGTGCAACTGACCCCGGCCATGCACGGCTCTTCGTTCCCCGACGGCTCCTACGGGGGCAACCCGGCGGGCTTTCTGCTGACGCTGGAGGGCAAGCACATCTATCACGCCTGCGACACGGGGCTGTTCTACGACATGAAGTTGATCGGCGAGAAGGGCATTGACGTGGCCATCCTGCCCATCGGCGACAACTACACCATGGGGCCCGAAGACGCGCTGAAGGCCGTGCAGTTGATTCAGCCCAAAGTGGTGATCCCGATTCATTACGGGACCTTTGACATCATCAAGCAGGACCCCGAGGCGTTCAAAGCGGCCGTGGAGTCCGAGACGAGCGCCAAGTGCGTGATTCTGCGCCCGGGGGATTCGCTGACGTTGTAG
- a CDS encoding methionine synthase, giving the protein MRPLEPRLLPMSVGSVPHRDPKQACDLVLKNFPQIPTWPQLPKRSFLENMYVQYSERFPGVVLEQERIYVDRDQDLDEPLEALYVAYLKNDLEHGAIGKEYAAGLPELVSRPLPGLTAVKGQVTGPVSWGLVVVDQNRRPVLYDEILADAVAKHLRLKAHWQEKQLQKLSPKVITFIDEPYMSSFGSAYVSLSREQAITLMEEVLAGLEGIKGVHCCGNTDWSLLLATSIHILNLDAYGYAETLALYADDVKAFLNRGGIIAWGIVPASEVIFGETPEHLLERLEQAMQLLVAKGIPLDKIVESSLITPSCGTGSLSEAAAEKVLATTAQVSHLARQKFGVS; this is encoded by the coding sequence ATGAGACCGCTGGAACCCCGACTCCTGCCGATGTCCGTGGGCAGCGTCCCACACCGCGACCCGAAACAGGCCTGCGACCTGGTGCTCAAGAACTTCCCCCAGATTCCCACATGGCCGCAATTGCCCAAGCGTTCGTTCCTGGAGAACATGTACGTGCAGTACAGCGAGCGATTCCCCGGCGTCGTGCTGGAGCAAGAGCGCATCTACGTGGATCGCGATCAGGACCTGGACGAGCCGCTGGAGGCGCTGTACGTCGCCTATCTCAAGAACGACCTGGAGCACGGAGCCATCGGCAAGGAGTACGCGGCCGGGCTTCCCGAACTCGTCAGCCGCCCGCTGCCCGGCCTGACCGCCGTCAAGGGGCAGGTTACCGGCCCGGTCTCGTGGGGGCTTGTGGTGGTGGATCAGAACCGCCGCCCCGTTCTGTACGACGAGATTCTGGCCGACGCCGTGGCCAAGCACCTGCGGCTGAAAGCGCACTGGCAGGAGAAGCAGTTGCAGAAACTCTCGCCGAAGGTCATCACGTTCATAGACGAACCCTACATGAGTTCCTTCGGCTCGGCCTACGTCTCCCTCAGCCGCGAGCAGGCCATCACCCTCATGGAGGAAGTGCTCGCGGGCCTTGAGGGCATCAAGGGCGTGCACTGTTGCGGCAACACCGACTGGTCACTGCTGCTCGCCACGTCCATTCACATCCTCAACCTGGACGCCTACGGTTACGCCGAGACCCTGGCCCTCTACGCCGACGACGTCAAGGCGTTCCTGAATCGCGGCGGGATCATCGCGTGGGGCATCGTCCCCGCCAGTGAGGTCATCTTCGGCGAAACGCCCGAGCACCTACTGGAGCGTCTGGAACAGGCCATGCAACTGCTGGTGGCCAAGGGCATCCCGCTGGACAAGATCGTGGAATCCAGCCTCATCACGCCGTCGTGTGGCACCGGCTCCCTATCCGAGGCGGCGGCCGAGAAGGTGCTGGCGACCACGGCGCAGGTGTCGCACCTCGCCCGACAAAAGTTCGGAGTGTCGTAA